GCCAGTGACCAGCCTCAGGCCGCCTGTTCGGGCGACTTGTGCGTGTCCACGCGCTCGATGACCTTCCAGGTCTTGAGCTTGGAAATCGGGGCGGTCTCTTCGATACGGACCGTCTCGCCTTCCTTGTAGACATTGCCCTCGTCATGGGCGTGATACTTCTTCGAACGGCGGATGATCTTGCCGTAGAGCGCATGTTTCACCTTGCGCTCCACGCGAACCACCACCGTCTTGTCGGTCTTGTCGGAAACCACCGTTCCCGTCAGCACGCGCTTGGGCATCGTGTGATTTCCTTCTTACTTCGCAGCCGAGCGCGAGCGCTCGGACTGAAGGGTCTTGATCTGCGCGATCGACCGGCGGACTTCCCGCACCCGGCTGGGCTTTTCCAGCTGGTTGGTGGCCGCCTGGAAGCGCAGGTTGAACTGCTCGCGCTTCAGGTTGTTGAGCTCGGTCGACAGTTCGTCGTCCGTCTTGGTTTTGAGGTCGGCAACGTTCGCCACGGCTTAACCCTCCAGGTGCGAGGTGTCGCCGAGGCGGGCAACGACCTTGGTCTTGATGGGCAGCTTCATCGCGGCGCGCGAGAAGGCCTCTGCCGCGAGCGGGCCGGGAACGCCGTCCAGTTCGAACAGGATACGGCCCGGCTTGACGCGGGCGGCCCAATATTCGACCGAACCCTTGCCCTTGCCCTGACGGACTTCGGCGGGCTTCTTCGACACAGGCACGTCGGGGAACACGCGGATCCACAGACGGCCCTGACGGCGCAGGTGGCGCTGGATCGCGCGGCGGGCCGCTTCGATCTGGCGTGCGGTGACGCGCTCGGGTTCCAGGGCCTTCAGACCGTAGGCGCCGAAATTCAAAGCCGAACCGCCCTTGGCGTCGCCCTTGATCCGACCCTTGAAGGTCTTGCGGAACTTCATCTTCTTCGGTTGCAGCATGACGCTATACCTACCTTATTCTCAGCGCGCCGGGCGCACGCCGGAGGTCTGAGCCTCCAGCATCAGCCGGTCGGTGGCCATCGGATCGTGACCAAGGATTTCGCCCTTGAAGATCCAGACCTTGATGCCGCACACGCCATAAGCGGTGTGGGCTTCGGCTTCGGCATAATCGACGTTCGCGCGCAGCGTGTGCAGCGGAACGCGGCCTTCGCGATACCATTCCACGCGGGCGATCTCCGCGCCGCCCAGACGGCCGCCGCAGGTGATCTTGATGCCTTCGGCGCCCAGACGGAGAGCCGACTGCACCGCGCGCTTCATCGCGCGGCGGAACGCCACGCGGCGCTCCAGCTGATCGGCGATGCCCTGTGCGACGAGCTTGGAATCGATTTCCGGCTTGCGGATTTCGACGATGTTCAGCGACACGTCCGAAGAGGTGAACTGACCCAGCTTCTTGCGCAGCTTCTCGATGTCCGCGCCCTTCTTGCCGATGATGACACCGGGACGGGCGGCGTAGATCGACACGCGGCACAGCTTGGCGGGACGCTCGATCACGACCTTGGAGATCGCGGCCTGCGGCAGGTTCTTCATGATGTACTGGCGGATCTTCAGATCCTCCAGCAGCAGGCGGCCATAGTCGGCGCCTTCCGCGAACCAGCGGCTGTCCCAGGTGCGGTTGATCTGCAGGCGCAGACCGATCGGATTGCTCTTGTGACCCATAGTCTTACGCCTCCGCTTCTTCAGCTGCTTCGCGAACGACGATGCGCACGCGGCTGAAGGGCTTCAGGATCCGGGTCGACTTGCCGCGGCCGCGAGCGTGGAAGCGCTTCATGGTGAAGCTCTTGCCCACCGATGCTTCCGCGACGACCAGCGAGTCGACGTCCAGATTGTGATTGTTTTCCGCATTGGCGATGGCCGAAGCCAGCACCTTGCGCACGTCGACGGCCATCGCCTTCTTCGAGAAGGTCAGTACGTTGAGCGCATCCTCGACCTTGCGGCCACGGATCAGCGCCGCGACGAGGTTCAGCTTCTGGGCCGAACCGCGAATCTGCGTGCCGACGGCCAGCGCCTCATTGTCGGCGACGCGACGGGGAGCCTTTTCCTTGCTCATCAGCGCTTGCCCTTCTTGTCGGCGGCGTGGCCGGGGAAATAGCGGGTCGGGGCGAATTCGCCCAGCTTGTGACCCACCATGTCCTCGTTGACGGACACCGGAACATGCTTGCGGCCGTTATAGACGTTGAACGTCAGGCCGACGAACTGCGGCAGGATGGTGGAACGGCGCGACCAGGTCTTGATCGGCGCGCGGCCACCCGCGTCCTGCGCGGCTTCCGCCTTCTTCAGAAGGCTGAGGTCCACGAACGGACCTTTCCAGACGGAACGAGCCATCTCGCTTACCTCTTCTTCTTCGCGTGGCGGCTACGGATGATGAACTTGTCCGTCGCCTTGTTGTGGCGGGTGCGCGCACCCTTGGTCGGCTTGCCCCACGGGGTCACCGGATGACGACCGCCCGAGGTCCGGCCTTCACCACCGCCATGCGGGTGGTCGACCGGGTTCTTCGCCACACCGCGCGTCAGCGGACGCTTGCCCAGCCAGCGGTTGCGGCCGGCCTTGGCGAGGTTGGTGTTGGCATTGTCCGGGTTCGACACGGCACCGACGGTGCCCATGCAGTCCGAACGGATATAGCGCTGCTCGCCCGAGGACAGGCGAACCATCACCATGCCGCGATCACGGCCGACGAGTTGGGCATAGGTCCCCGCCGAACGGCAGAGCTGACCGCCCTTGCCCGGCTTCATCTCGATATTGTGGATGATGGTGCCGACCGGCATCTGGCCAAGCTCCATCGCGTTGCCCGGCTTCACGTCGGTCTTCTTGCCCGCGACAACCTTGTCGCCGGCAGCCAGACGCTGCGGCGCCAGGATATAGGCCTGGGTGCCGTCGGGATAGTTGACCAGTGCGATGAAGGCCGTGCGGTTGGGGTCATATTCCAGACGCTCGACCGTGCCTTCCACGTCCCACAGGCGACGCTTGAAGTCGATGATGCGGTAACGCTGCTTGTGACCGCCCGCGATGCCGCGCGAGGTCACATGGCCCTTGTTGTTGCGGCCGCCGGTCTTGCGCTTGCCTTCGGTCAGCGCCTTGACGGGCTTGCCCTTGTGCAGACCACTGCGGTCGACGAGGATCAGGCCACGCTGGGCCGGGCTCGTCGGGTTATAATGCTTGAGTGCCATTTATCTCGCGCCTCAAATACCGGTGGTGACGTCGATGGACTGACCTTCGGCCAGCGTCACGATCGCCTTCTTCACGTCCGTGCGCTTGTAGGGCTTGCCCTTCCAGCGCTTGACCTTGCCCTTCTGCACCAGCGTGTTGACCGCCTTCACGGTCACGCCGAACAGGGCCTCGACGGCAGCCTTGATCTCCGGCTTGGACGCATCGTTGGCGACCTTGAAGACCACCGCGTTGTTTTCGGAGAGAAGGGTCGACTTCTCGGTGATGACCGGGGCGACAACCACGTCATAATGACGGTTGTCGACGGTTGCGGCCTGCTTCTTAGCCATTGAAACGCGCCTCCAGCTTTTCGACCGCGGCGCGCGTCAGCACCAGCGAGTCGGCTTTCAGGATGTCGTAGACATTGGCGCCGACGGCCGGCAGCAGATCCACGCCGATGATGTTCGCCGAAGCCTTCGCGAAGCTGACGTTCACCGCGTCGCCGTCGATGAACAGGGCCTTGCTGAGGTTCA
This genomic window from Sphingobium cloacae contains:
- the rpsQ gene encoding 30S ribosomal protein S17 codes for the protein MPKRVLTGTVVSDKTDKTVVVRVERKVKHALYGKIIRRSKKYHAHDEGNVYKEGETVRIEETAPISKLKTWKVIERVDTHKSPEQAA
- the rpmC gene encoding 50S ribosomal protein L29 — its product is MANVADLKTKTDDELSTELNNLKREQFNLRFQAATNQLEKPSRVREVRRSIAQIKTLQSERSRSAAK
- the rplP gene encoding 50S ribosomal protein L16, with translation MLQPKKMKFRKTFKGRIKGDAKGGSALNFGAYGLKALEPERVTARQIEAARRAIQRHLRRQGRLWIRVFPDVPVSKKPAEVRQGKGKGSVEYWAARVKPGRILFELDGVPGPLAAEAFSRAAMKLPIKTKVVARLGDTSHLEG
- the rpsC gene encoding 30S ribosomal protein S3, producing MGHKSNPIGLRLQINRTWDSRWFAEGADYGRLLLEDLKIRQYIMKNLPQAAISKVVIERPAKLCRVSIYAARPGVIIGKKGADIEKLRKKLGQFTSSDVSLNIVEIRKPEIDSKLVAQGIADQLERRVAFRRAMKRAVQSALRLGAEGIKITCGGRLGGAEIARVEWYREGRVPLHTLRANVDYAEAEAHTAYGVCGIKVWIFKGEILGHDPMATDRLMLEAQTSGVRPAR
- the rplV gene encoding 50S ribosomal protein L22, coding for MSKEKAPRRVADNEALAVGTQIRGSAQKLNLVAALIRGRKVEDALNVLTFSKKAMAVDVRKVLASAIANAENNHNLDVDSLVVAEASVGKSFTMKRFHARGRGKSTRILKPFSRVRIVVREAAEEAEA
- the rpsS gene encoding 30S ribosomal protein S19; this encodes MARSVWKGPFVDLSLLKKAEAAQDAGGRAPIKTWSRRSTILPQFVGLTFNVYNGRKHVPVSVNEDMVGHKLGEFAPTRYFPGHAADKKGKR
- the rplB gene encoding 50S ribosomal protein L2; its protein translation is MALKHYNPTSPAQRGLILVDRSGLHKGKPVKALTEGKRKTGGRNNKGHVTSRGIAGGHKQRYRIIDFKRRLWDVEGTVERLEYDPNRTAFIALVNYPDGTQAYILAPQRLAAGDKVVAGKKTDVKPGNAMELGQMPVGTIIHNIEMKPGKGGQLCRSAGTYAQLVGRDRGMVMVRLSSGEQRYIRSDCMGTVGAVSNPDNANTNLAKAGRNRWLGKRPLTRGVAKNPVDHPHGGGEGRTSGGRHPVTPWGKPTKGARTRHNKATDKFIIRSRHAKKKR
- a CDS encoding 50S ribosomal protein L23, coding for MAKKQAATVDNRHYDVVVAPVITEKSTLLSENNAVVFKVANDASKPEIKAAVEALFGVTVKAVNTLVQKGKVKRWKGKPYKRTDVKKAIVTLAEGQSIDVTTGI